A region from the Hydrogenimonas sp. genome encodes:
- a CDS encoding ribosomal protein S6 glutaminyl transferase, protein MYRNGGGERIEKKIVKKLRERGIESITGLNLRDAYVKSSHIRCHGINMDKLDLFFSYNAGEQTQYQMYLYRVLNRMIPCINNYDSFELSEDKFQTSYLLRNSGVNTPDFRLCHRDDSKRLKKFIRSWKQMVYKPTDGWGGVGLTKIDNEATLDTLLPFLNQMDLRFFYVEKFIDYDRTDYRVDIVDGEFVGCYGRKAGGTDWRTNITSGGSVFLREPEEEVVDLAKRAAKIVGLEIAGVDIIYDRKRKEYLVLEVNGIPAFATPEQEKAGLDFNDRKIEKIVDLIDRKTATGR, encoded by the coding sequence ATGTACCGAAACGGGGGCGGTGAGAGGATCGAGAAGAAAATTGTAAAAAAACTCAGGGAGCGGGGAATAGAGAGCATTACCGGGCTGAATCTGCGCGACGCCTACGTAAAGAGCAGCCATATCCGCTGCCACGGAATAAATATGGATAAGCTCGATCTCTTTTTCAGCTATAATGCCGGTGAGCAGACACAGTATCAGATGTATCTCTACAGGGTGCTCAACCGTATGATTCCCTGCATCAACAACTACGACTCCTTCGAACTTAGTGAAGACAAGTTCCAGACCAGTTACCTGCTTAGAAACAGCGGTGTCAATACACCGGATTTCAGGCTATGCCACAGGGACGACTCCAAGAGGCTTAAGAAGTTCATCAGGAGCTGGAAGCAGATGGTCTACAAGCCGACAGACGGATGGGGCGGAGTCGGCCTTACCAAGATAGACAACGAAGCGACACTCGATACGCTGCTGCCCTTTTTGAACCAGATGGATCTTCGCTTCTTCTACGTGGAGAAGTTTATAGACTACGACCGCACCGACTACCGTGTGGATATTGTAGACGGCGAGTTCGTCGGCTGCTACGGCCGAAAAGCGGGCGGTACCGACTGGCGTACGAATATCACCAGCGGCGGAAGCGTATTTCTGCGTGAACCGGAAGAGGAGGTTGTCGATCTTGCCAAAAGGGCCGCAAAGATTGTCGGGCTTGAGATAGCGGGCGTTGACATCATATATGACAGAAAGAGAAAAGAGTACCTGGTACTGGAGGTCAACGGAATCCCGGCATTCGCCACACCCGAACAGGAGAAGGCGGGGCTCGACTTCAATGACAGAAAGATAGAGAAGATTGTCGATCTGATTGACAGGAAAACTGCAACCGGACGGTAA
- a CDS encoding acetylornithine deacetylase/succinyl-diaminopimelate desuccinylase and related deacylases, protein MGWREKLERVVGVNSYTHNKAGVDRVGDIFASWLEEIGLERKRFERELIGDHLLFCSEKTPNREKILLLGHLDTVFPPGSFEGFEEDEEWVYGPGVCDMKGGNIVALEALRGLYEEFGRIEDIDFLLVSDEETGSDDSRQLTRDLAKEYDKCFVFEAAGPQMEVVVGRKGIGTFEIAIEGKGAHAGTSYDKGCDANLEAALKLQKLVSLTDFKKGSTVNVGRMEGGVGANTISPHAKLLLELRYADNRERERLLSALDEIVGSSYVEGTSARLGGSIQRDVMEPNAWQRELVESMERIAGVKIGTEMRGGVSDANIVASAGVVTLDGLGPYGDGDHTLKERALKRSFEERIELMRKVLAYHQKRGVICG, encoded by the coding sequence ATGGGATGGAGAGAGAAGCTGGAGAGGGTCGTAGGAGTCAACTCATATACGCATAACAAAGCGGGCGTCGACAGAGTGGGAGATATCTTCGCCTCGTGGCTGGAAGAGATAGGGCTGGAGAGAAAGAGGTTCGAAAGGGAGTTGATAGGCGACCATCTGCTCTTCTGTTCGGAAAAAACGCCGAATAGGGAGAAGATACTTCTTCTGGGCCACCTGGATACGGTATTTCCCCCGGGCTCTTTCGAGGGCTTCGAAGAGGATGAAGAGTGGGTATACGGGCCCGGTGTGTGCGACATGAAGGGCGGCAATATAGTGGCGCTCGAAGCGCTGAGGGGTCTCTATGAAGAGTTCGGGCGCATCGAGGATATCGACTTTCTTCTGGTCAGCGACGAGGAGACGGGAAGCGACGACTCGAGGCAGCTTACCCGGGATCTGGCGAAAGAGTATGACAAGTGCTTCGTGTTCGAAGCGGCAGGTCCGCAGATGGAGGTGGTGGTTGGCCGCAAGGGGATAGGCACGTTCGAAATAGCGATCGAAGGAAAGGGTGCGCACGCCGGGACATCCTACGACAAGGGGTGCGACGCCAACCTGGAGGCGGCGCTGAAACTTCAGAAGCTCGTCTCGCTGACCGATTTCAAAAAGGGCTCTACGGTCAATGTCGGCAGGATGGAGGGGGGCGTAGGCGCCAATACGATCAGCCCCCACGCGAAACTGCTGCTGGAGCTGCGGTATGCCGACAACAGGGAGCGTGAGAGGCTGCTTTCGGCCCTCGACGAGATCGTAGGCAGTTCATACGTAGAGGGTACGTCCGCAAGGCTGGGCGGCTCGATTCAGCGTGACGTCATGGAGCCGAACGCCTGGCAGAGGGAGCTTGTGGAGTCGATGGAGCGGATCGCCGGAGTGAAGATAGGGACCGAGATGCGCGGCGGTGTCAGCGACGCCAATATTGTCGCTTCCGCGGGCGTGGTGACCCTGGATGGACTCGGCCCCTACGGGGACGGCGACCATACGCTGAAAGAGAGGGCCCTGAAAAGGAGTTTCGAAGAGAGGATAGAGCTGATGAGGAAGGTTCTTGCATACCATCAAAAGAGAGGAGTGATCTGTGGCTAG
- a CDS encoding diguanylate cyclase/phosphodiesterase (GGDEF & EAL domains) with PAS/PAC sensor — MDMRALEISRQEIEQISALFDIQNGESGVSGELARIAGRYRERLAGLFAEQTKGLLSKKRREELPRGLTESIGSYLADIFERRLDEESVENRIAVIYSLMDAGLNLEEVCSIFSSLFKAVTEAILSEEYGKEKSAQLCTLLNRIQLLELSIVARGFEHEESNRYRRLAQTYRTVLDAMHDGMVVINADTDKIVEVNRRIENMTGLSREELLGSEVFILHPPEFRKIVTRTLAEAKERDFGLIPEIYLLNSKNDEYIPVEDTYSQYRLDEERFIVKVVRDITDRLSSQKKLSRLNRLYRVLSAVNEQIIRTTSKAELYQNICRIIVEEGGFKFAWIAELKNESEVEPVAYSDTSYFYENIKEALEVSGKSDISEVVKQLKRDGYRKCRECISNGSGEEKLTIPIWHDREKIGIPLHSGAEIRAIMKIYTIEADFFGDEEIRLFKEIADDISYAVTTLEHKERVEFLTNFDLLTRLPNRHLFKARLDMAVQSANYKKEVFAAVLVDIDQMRYINDSYGFGFGDKLVMKVARELKTLIRPQDELARFGSDEFSILFFDIKNREQIVELVKEISAISQHPVQIDGAEIYMSISIGVALFPKDSHLPDEIIAAAEAALERAKKQGGNCYVFYSEEMNSEVQSKIRLQNELFKAYENSEFELYYQPQISSGSKKITGAEALIRWNHPERGLVSPGEFIPILEESSLIERVGAWIIEEACRQIKRWSENGINIPISIAINISAKQISRDSSFFEKLLDTVKNSGIDPSLLHLEITESVIMESLPQMERGLALLKEHGILSAIDDFGTGYSSLSYLKRLPVYALKIDRSFISGLPENGEDAAIVDAIIAMAKRLEKETIAEGVESGEQLKFLEQHGCDTIQGYLFAKPMSSGDFEEFFKKYKV; from the coding sequence ATGGATATGAGAGCACTGGAGATATCCCGACAAGAGATTGAACAGATATCGGCTCTATTCGACATTCAGAACGGAGAGAGCGGAGTTTCGGGAGAGTTGGCGCGTATAGCGGGCAGATACAGAGAGAGGCTCGCCGGGCTTTTTGCAGAGCAGACGAAGGGGCTGCTTTCAAAAAAGAGGAGAGAGGAGCTGCCTCGCGGCCTGACGGAGAGTATCGGCAGCTATCTGGCCGACATCTTCGAGAGACGGCTGGATGAGGAGTCCGTTGAAAACCGTATAGCCGTAATCTACTCGCTGATGGATGCCGGGTTGAACCTTGAAGAGGTCTGCTCCATATTCTCCTCTCTTTTCAAGGCGGTAACGGAAGCCATTCTATCCGAAGAGTACGGCAAAGAGAAGAGTGCACAACTCTGCACGCTGCTCAACCGCATTCAGCTTCTGGAGCTCTCCATAGTCGCCAGGGGTTTCGAACATGAAGAGAGCAACAGATACAGGAGATTGGCCCAAACCTACAGAACTGTTCTAGATGCCATGCATGACGGTATGGTTGTAATCAATGCCGATACCGACAAAATCGTGGAGGTGAACCGCCGAATAGAGAATATGACTGGTCTCTCAAGAGAGGAGCTTCTCGGCAGCGAAGTATTCATTCTTCACCCTCCCGAGTTCAGAAAAATCGTTACGAGGACACTGGCGGAAGCGAAAGAGAGAGATTTCGGCCTGATTCCGGAGATATATCTGCTCAACAGCAAAAACGACGAGTATATCCCTGTCGAAGATACATATTCACAGTACCGGCTGGATGAAGAGAGGTTCATAGTAAAAGTGGTCAGGGATATTACCGACAGGTTGAGCTCTCAAAAGAAACTTAGCCGCCTCAACAGGCTCTACAGGGTGCTGAGTGCAGTCAATGAGCAGATTATACGGACCACCTCCAAGGCCGAACTCTACCAGAATATCTGCAGGATAATCGTAGAGGAGGGCGGGTTCAAATTCGCCTGGATAGCGGAACTGAAAAATGAGTCAGAGGTAGAGCCCGTAGCATACTCCGATACCTCATACTTCTACGAGAACATAAAAGAGGCGCTGGAGGTATCCGGCAAAAGCGACATAAGCGAAGTGGTAAAGCAGCTCAAGCGTGACGGATACAGAAAGTGCAGGGAGTGTATCAGTAACGGATCCGGCGAGGAGAAGCTCACGATACCTATCTGGCATGATCGTGAAAAGATAGGAATCCCCCTCCACAGCGGAGCGGAGATAAGGGCCATAATGAAGATATACACGATCGAGGCCGATTTTTTCGGTGATGAAGAGATAAGACTTTTCAAAGAGATAGCCGACGATATCTCCTATGCGGTAACCACCCTAGAACACAAAGAGAGGGTAGAGTTCCTGACCAACTTCGACCTTCTTACCCGGCTCCCGAACCGCCACCTCTTCAAGGCGAGGCTCGATATGGCCGTTCAGAGCGCAAATTACAAAAAAGAGGTCTTTGCGGCGGTACTTGTAGATATAGATCAGATGCGATACATAAACGACAGTTACGGATTCGGATTCGGGGACAAGCTGGTGATGAAGGTGGCAAGAGAACTGAAAACCCTCATCCGCCCCCAGGACGAACTGGCCCGCTTCGGCAGCGACGAATTTTCGATTCTCTTTTTCGATATCAAAAACAGGGAGCAGATTGTGGAGCTGGTAAAAGAGATCTCCGCCATATCCCAACACCCCGTTCAGATAGACGGAGCGGAGATATATATGAGCATCAGCATCGGCGTCGCGCTGTTCCCGAAAGATTCACACCTGCCGGACGAGATAATAGCTGCCGCGGAGGCGGCTCTGGAGAGGGCAAAAAAACAGGGCGGCAACTGCTACGTATTCTACTCGGAAGAGATGAACAGCGAAGTGCAGTCGAAAATACGCCTCCAAAACGAACTCTTCAAAGCCTACGAAAACAGCGAATTCGAGCTATATTACCAGCCGCAGATCTCGAGCGGCTCGAAAAAGATAACGGGTGCCGAAGCACTGATAAGATGGAACCATCCCGAAAGAGGGTTGGTATCTCCCGGTGAGTTCATCCCCATACTGGAAGAGAGCTCACTCATAGAGAGAGTCGGGGCGTGGATAATAGAAGAGGCGTGCCGGCAGATCAAAAGATGGTCCGAAAACGGCATAAATATTCCGATATCTATCGCGATCAACATCTCAGCCAAACAGATATCCCGGGACAGTTCGTTCTTCGAGAAACTGCTGGATACAGTGAAAAACTCGGGAATCGACCCCTCTCTTCTTCATCTGGAGATAACAGAGTCGGTAATAATGGAGAGTCTTCCGCAGATGGAGAGGGGCCTGGCCCTTCTCAAAGAGCACGGAATCCTCTCGGCTATCGACGACTTCGGAACGGGCTACTCATCTTTGAGCTATCTCAAGAGGCTGCCCGTCTACGCGCTCAAGATAGACCGCTCTTTCATCAGCGGACTTCCGGAGAACGGTGAAGATGCAGCCATAGTCGACGCGATCATAGCGATGGCGAAAAGATTGGAAAAAGAGACTATCGCCGAAGGTGTCGAAAGCGGCGAGCAGCTCAAGTTCCTGGAGCAGCACGGATGCGACACGATCCAGGGATATCTCTTCGCAAAGCCTATGAGCTCCGGAGATTTCGAGGAGTTTTTCAAAAAATATAAAGTTTGA
- a CDS encoding putative methyl transferase produces MAKALAGKIGKPFARVVDLGCGSGGFFRAYEHPFTRYLAVDISDEMLELHPEAPGVVKMRGDFDDPELFGRLAESDFDLLVSSSALQWSRDLDLVLRRIAALGRPSAFAIFTSGTFETLHKTAGISSPIRTKEETIAALEKNFDAEIDILRYELYFEDSLSMLRYIKRSGVSGGKRRLTYAQTKKVLQDYRLPYLEFEVVRAVTGT; encoded by the coding sequence GTGGCCAAAGCACTGGCCGGCAAGATAGGGAAGCCCTTCGCGAGAGTAGTGGACCTCGGATGCGGCAGCGGAGGCTTCTTCAGGGCATATGAACATCCGTTCACCAGGTATCTCGCCGTAGATATATCCGACGAGATGCTCGAACTGCACCCGGAGGCTCCCGGGGTCGTAAAGATGAGAGGGGATTTCGACGATCCGGAACTTTTCGGCAGGCTTGCGGAGAGCGATTTCGACCTGCTGGTCTCTTCGTCGGCACTTCAGTGGAGCAGAGATCTCGACTTGGTACTTCGGCGCATCGCCGCGCTGGGCAGGCCGAGCGCATTCGCCATATTCACCTCCGGCACGTTCGAGACTCTGCACAAAACGGCAGGTATAAGCTCTCCGATACGCACCAAAGAGGAGACGATAGCCGCCTTGGAGAAAAACTTTGATGCAGAAATTGATATTTTAAGATATGAACTATACTTTGAAGATAGCCTCTCGATGTTGCGTTACATAAAACGCAGCGGGGTTAGCGGCGGAAAGCGGCGGCTAACCTATGCTCAGACGAAAAAAGTTCTGCAGGACTATAGACTTCCCTATCTGGAGTTCGAAGTGGTGAGAGCGGTTACGGGCACCTGA
- a CDS encoding preprotein translocase subunit SecG yields MITALFVTQIVLTVILTVLVLLQKSSSIGLGAYSGSNESVFGAKGPAGFLVKATFTVGLVFVLNTIVLGYLYNKTHNESVVDTIKTQSGAVPSAPALPTAPSAPAAPQAPAEK; encoded by the coding sequence ATGATCACCGCTTTGTTTGTTACACAGATTGTTTTGACGGTCATACTGACTGTCCTGGTACTGCTTCAGAAGAGCTCCTCCATAGGTCTCGGGGCATACAGCGGCTCCAACGAATCGGTATTCGGTGCCAAAGGGCCGGCCGGTTTTCTTGTGAAAGCGACGTTCACGGTCGGGCTCGTTTTCGTTCTCAACACCATTGTTCTGGGATACCTCTACAACAAAACCCACAACGAATCGGTGGTAGATACCATCAAAACCCAGAGCGGGGCCGTCCCCTCCGCACCCGCTCTGCCTACAGCACCTTCGGCTCCGGCCGCTCCGCAGGCTCCGGCGGAAAAATAA
- a CDS encoding polysaccharide deacetylase, translating to MRPLLGLWLLAVTLLADAHIFVYHRFGDTRYPSTDTTIEVLREQFDYFREHGYEVVPLSRLVEALRKGEKIPDSWVALTIDDSFRSFYDNGLPLFREYGYPFTLFVYTRGTENGYGDYMSWEQIRESMRYGEIGFHSHTHPHMVSKSDEFLKKDFEKGLELIEKRLGMRPRYFAYPYGEYDDRVKALAESFGFDAIFNQNVGAVSEESDPMDLDRIALTGDPDLKQKLKIEFLKAEWLEPKEWPEGGVVERVRIKTSDKRAKRGWLYLTGYGWQRVELKGGEVDTSLGLELKNRRSRLILKLEKDRISTKILVKP from the coding sequence ATGCGTCCGCTCCTGGGGCTGTGGCTTCTGGCCGTAACCCTCCTGGCCGACGCCCACATATTCGTTTACCACCGCTTCGGCGATACCCGCTACCCCTCTACTGATACAACCATAGAAGTTTTGAGAGAGCAGTTCGACTACTTCAGGGAGCACGGCTACGAAGTTGTCCCGCTCAGCCGCCTGGTCGAAGCACTAAGGAAGGGTGAAAAGATACCCGACAGCTGGGTCGCCCTGACCATAGACGACAGCTTCAGAAGCTTTTACGACAACGGCCTTCCCCTCTTCAGAGAGTACGGATACCCCTTCACCCTCTTCGTATACACCCGCGGCACCGAAAACGGCTACGGGGACTACATGAGCTGGGAGCAGATAAGAGAGAGCATGAGATACGGGGAGATAGGCTTCCACTCCCATACACACCCTCATATGGTCTCCAAGAGTGACGAATTTCTGAAAAAAGATTTCGAAAAAGGGCTCGAGCTGATAGAAAAGAGGCTCGGCATGAGACCGCGCTATTTCGCCTACCCCTACGGGGAGTACGACGACCGGGTCAAAGCCCTGGCCGAGAGCTTCGGCTTCGACGCTATTTTCAACCAGAATGTAGGGGCCGTATCCGAAGAGTCAGACCCCATGGATCTCGACAGAATCGCACTTACAGGAGATCCCGACCTGAAGCAGAAACTGAAAATAGAATTTCTGAAGGCCGAGTGGCTGGAGCCGAAAGAGTGGCCCGAAGGAGGAGTGGTCGAAAGGGTCCGCATAAAAACATCCGATAAGAGAGCGAAGAGAGGGTGGCTCTACCTCACCGGCTACGGCTGGCAAAGAGTCGAGCTGAAGGGTGGAGAAGTCGACACCTCTTTGGGTCTTGAACTGAAAAACCGCAGAAGCCGTCTCATTTTAAAGCTTGAAAAAGATAGAATATCGACAAAAATATTGGTTAAACCGTAA
- a CDS encoding ribosome recycling factor — MEELNEVYEYAREHMEKSLEVLKKDFSTIRTGRVSTHIVDNIKVDYYGTPTPLNQVGSVIATDAQTITISPWEKNLLPEIEHAIQQANIGVNPNNDGETIKLFFPPMTVEQRQESAKQAKAMGEKAKVAIRNIRRDANDKIKRLAKEKVITEDEEKRGHDQIQKITDEYVKKVDELVKAKEAEVLKV; from the coding sequence ATGGAAGAGCTTAACGAAGTTTACGAATATGCAAGAGAGCATATGGAAAAGAGCCTCGAGGTTCTTAAAAAAGATTTTTCCACGATAAGAACCGGACGCGTTTCGACACACATCGTCGACAACATAAAGGTAGACTACTACGGCACCCCGACACCTCTGAACCAGGTGGGAAGCGTCATAGCCACGGATGCACAGACGATAACCATAAGCCCCTGGGAGAAGAACCTGCTTCCCGAGATAGAGCACGCCATACAGCAGGCAAACATAGGAGTAAACCCCAACAACGACGGCGAAACCATAAAACTCTTCTTCCCGCCGATGACGGTCGAACAGCGCCAGGAGAGCGCCAAGCAGGCCAAGGCGATGGGCGAGAAGGCGAAAGTGGCCATCAGAAACATACGCCGTGACGCCAACGACAAGATAAAGAGACTCGCAAAAGAGAAAGTGATAACCGAAGATGAAGAGAAGAGGGGACACGATCAGATTCAGAAGATCACCGACGAATATGTCAAGAAGGTCGACGAGCTTGTAAAAGCCAAAGAAGCGGAAGTACTGAAGGTCTGA
- a CDS encoding orotate phosphoribosyltransferase, translated as MDIKKIYMDADALLHGHFKLSSGNHSEYYLQSAKVLEDPKTAELLANELAKQIREYGLEVDTVCSPAIGGLIAGFALASALGCRYIFTERVDGKMTLRRGFEVSEGEKVLICEDIITTGGSAMEAAAEVERLGAEVVGFAALANRGFCRREGSGIERKPNCRLPENRPFFALADFDFPMYPPEECPMCKAGSEAVKPGSRGN; from the coding sequence GTGGATATAAAAAAGATCTATATGGATGCCGATGCGCTTCTGCACGGCCACTTCAAGCTCAGCAGCGGCAACCACTCCGAGTACTACCTTCAGTCGGCCAAGGTGCTTGAAGACCCCAAAACAGCTGAGCTGCTGGCGAACGAGCTGGCAAAACAGATCAGAGAGTACGGACTCGAGGTCGATACTGTCTGCTCTCCGGCGATAGGGGGGCTGATCGCCGGGTTCGCACTCGCATCGGCTCTCGGATGCAGATATATCTTCACCGAGCGGGTCGACGGCAAGATGACCCTTCGAAGAGGGTTCGAAGTGAGCGAAGGCGAAAAGGTGCTCATTTGCGAAGATATCATAACTACAGGCGGCTCGGCCATGGAGGCCGCCGCCGAGGTTGAACGGCTGGGAGCCGAAGTGGTCGGCTTCGCCGCACTGGCAAACCGCGGTTTCTGCCGACGCGAGGGTAGCGGCATAGAGCGCAAGCCGAACTGCAGACTCCCCGAGAACAGACCCTTTTTCGCACTGGCGGATTTCGACTTTCCGATGTACCCGCCCGAAGAGTGCCCCATGTGCAAAGCGGGGAGCGAAGCTGTAAAACCGGGCAGCCGCGGTAACTGA
- a CDS encoding putative integral membrane protein codes for MSRWRDVKQGRAETPKKREESPKEGQHPACAPVGLRLKAFLTDTFMITMPILYIIVYLIMGSREGFREHLAEGWFYIIVVHMAIVLMLWRLKAQTPGMKAYDLYLVDPQNGNEKPGWLKCFLRYVMMQTAILSIFGLILPFIMKGKEGLQDLVSGTCIIHKP; via the coding sequence ATGAGCCGCTGGAGAGATGTCAAGCAGGGTAGAGCCGAAACTCCGAAAAAGCGGGAAGAGAGCCCAAAAGAGGGTCAACACCCCGCCTGCGCACCGGTAGGGCTGCGCCTAAAGGCCTTCCTGACAGACACATTCATGATAACCATGCCGATTCTCTACATAATCGTATACCTCATCATGGGGAGCAGAGAGGGGTTCAGGGAGCACCTGGCCGAAGGGTGGTTCTACATCATCGTCGTACATATGGCCATAGTCCTGATGCTGTGGAGACTCAAAGCCCAGACTCCCGGTATGAAAGCCTACGACCTGTACCTGGTAGATCCGCAAAACGGCAATGAAAAGCCGGGCTGGCTGAAGTGCTTTCTGCGCTACGTGATGATGCAGACGGCGATACTTTCTATTTTCGGACTCATACTTCCGTTCATCATGAAAGGGAAAGAGGGGCTCCAGGACCTCGTATCCGGAACCTGTATAATCCACAAACCCTAA
- a CDS encoding probable 3-phenylpropionic acid transporter, whose product MFLRISAFYLFYFAIIGVYVIFFPKALQMAGYGSAEIGLLLSAAPLMRFVVPFFFLKHVRLDEKSFSVSLAVLSASVLLFYPALDSFWPLLAVNLLFGASISISLPFVEARALEILSRHIYGRSRLFGSIGFMIIALWLGKVLETPTDALHYLAATTILTALSGAAVVYISHGAGERRAPSESGESFSVMRYWPLWLSFFLMQVSFGGFYNFFTIYETAHGISLEMTSRLWSFGVLCEIVMLYFQGPLLHRNLLTVLRVTIFATSLRWLLLWLFPDSLPVTFLAQSLHALSFALYHSAAITLLYTLYRQKALAQQFFLGISYGLGGFVGAIVAGQLYGENLFLAESLIAFAAFLILLKERSSRYKKSGV is encoded by the coding sequence ATGTTTCTGCGAATCTCCGCATTCTACCTCTTCTATTTCGCGATTATCGGCGTATATGTCATCTTCTTCCCGAAAGCCCTCCAGATGGCCGGCTACGGCAGCGCAGAGATAGGCCTGCTCCTTTCGGCGGCTCCACTTATGAGGTTCGTAGTCCCATTCTTCTTTCTGAAACATGTCAGGCTGGACGAGAAGAGCTTCTCCGTTTCGCTGGCCGTCCTGTCGGCATCGGTTCTTCTCTTCTATCCGGCTCTCGACTCTTTCTGGCCGCTTCTTGCGGTCAACCTTCTCTTCGGAGCCTCCATAAGCATTTCACTCCCTTTCGTGGAGGCACGCGCACTCGAAATTCTCAGCAGGCATATCTACGGCAGGTCGAGACTCTTCGGCTCGATAGGCTTCATGATCATAGCGCTCTGGCTCGGCAAAGTGCTGGAGACTCCGACAGACGCCCTTCACTACCTTGCCGCCACGACGATTCTTACCGCCTTGAGCGGTGCTGCGGTAGTCTATATATCCCACGGCGCCGGGGAGAGGAGAGCTCCGTCCGAAAGCGGGGAGAGCTTCTCCGTTATGCGCTACTGGCCGCTCTGGCTCAGCTTTTTTCTGATGCAGGTAAGCTTCGGCGGCTTCTACAACTTTTTTACCATCTACGAAACGGCCCACGGTATAAGCCTGGAGATGACCAGCCGGCTCTGGAGCTTCGGAGTGCTTTGCGAAATTGTAATGCTCTACTTCCAGGGCCCCCTCCTGCACAGAAATCTTCTTACGGTGCTTAGAGTCACAATATTCGCCACATCACTCAGGTGGCTTCTTCTGTGGCTCTTTCCGGACTCTCTGCCCGTCACCTTTCTGGCACAGAGTCTCCATGCTCTCAGCTTCGCTCTCTACCACAGTGCGGCCATTACGCTTCTATATACGCTCTATCGCCAAAAAGCGCTGGCGCAGCAGTTTTTCCTCGGAATTTCTTACGGCCTCGGAGGCTTCGTCGGGGCGATCGTAGCGGGACAGCTATATGGAGAAAACCTCTTTTTGGCCGAATCTCTCATAGCTTTTGCCGCTTTTTTGATTCTGTTAAAGGAGCGTTCATCCCGGTATAAAAAGTCCGGAGTATAA
- a CDS encoding oxygen-insensitive NAD(P)H nitroreductase / dihydropteridine reductase gives MKNAFIRAMHYRHACKLFDENREIGKSEMEAVLEFGRLSPSSFGMEPWRFLVVRDRKLKESLQPLCWNQPQITTCSDLVIIKSIVAPLAPGSEYSRSMLSRRDLPKEKIEAYFKIYDDFSAHKLATEGLFCWSSRQCYIAAANMMTGAAMMGIDSCPIEGFEKEKAEALLDIDPAHEELALMVAFGYRVNEAPEKIRLPLDEIVEYR, from the coding sequence ATGAAAAATGCCTTTATTAGAGCGATGCACTATCGCCACGCCTGTAAACTCTTCGACGAAAACAGAGAGATCGGGAAGAGTGAGATGGAGGCTGTTTTGGAGTTCGGCCGTCTGAGTCCGTCATCCTTCGGTATGGAGCCGTGGAGGTTTCTCGTTGTGAGGGATCGAAAGCTCAAAGAGAGTCTGCAGCCCCTCTGTTGGAATCAGCCGCAGATAACGACATGCAGCGACCTGGTCATTATAAAGTCGATAGTCGCGCCGCTGGCGCCGGGGAGTGAATATAGCAGAAGTATGCTCTCGAGACGGGACCTTCCGAAGGAGAAGATCGAGGCATACTTCAAGATCTATGATGACTTCTCGGCCCACAAGCTGGCGACGGAAGGGCTCTTTTGCTGGAGTTCGCGCCAATGCTACATAGCCGCGGCCAATATGATGACAGGTGCCGCGATGATGGGCATAGACAGCTGCCCGATAGAGGGTTTCGAGAAGGAGAAGGCGGAGGCGCTTCTGGATATCGATCCGGCCCATGAGGAGCTGGCCCTTATGGTCGCTTTCGGATACAGGGTCAACGAGGCGCCCGAGAAGATAAGGCTGCCTCTGGATGAGATAGTGGAGTATCGCTAG